A window of Castanea sativa cultivar Marrone di Chiusa Pesio chromosome 1, ASM4071231v1 contains these coding sequences:
- the LOC142622938 gene encoding uncharacterized protein LOC142622938 isoform X1 — protein sequence MINSTLKNNGLGYCGTDLPLYHRQSPIGKKKTALRDVQNDSRSLIRNDPESCVLGRHDANAVKVSGAKRLTPEFSSNPPYHQSWRSNRANKHLTHDVKNFDSELGRTRVQETFENKSGFPNSRKYFHNQPQLPQQPSDKQEKNTSRLSAFAPIPMASLIAFSPGRPSVPIFLEKTDNGLPAAESNHLRFTSEYEIPHLADSKGSTDQKKKEQLLHVQKLLKHCDKYDQRDYIQRLCYLSPLELSRHAVELEKRSIQLSVEEVKEIERMKALNIFGKSSPTKNPLPAS from the exons ATGATCAACTCTACCCTTAAAAACAATGGGCTGGGCTATTGTGGGACTGATTTGCCTTTGTACCATAGGCAATCACCAATAGGCAAGAAGAAGACAGCTTTGAGAGATGTGCAGAATGATAGCAGGAGCTTAATACGCAATGATCCAGAGAGTTGTGTTCTAGGAAGACATGATGCCAATGCTGTTAAGGTCTCTGGGGCTAAGAGACTTACCCCTGAATTCTCTTCAAACCCCCCTTATCACCAGTCCTGGAGAAGTAATAGAGCAAATAAACATCTCACACATGATGTTAAGAATTTTGATTCAGAACTAGGCAGGACAAGAGTTCAAGAGACATTTGAGAATAAAAGCGGGTTTccaaattcaagaaaatatttccaCAATCAGCCACAACTACCTCAACAACCATCTGACAAGCAGGAGAAAAATACATCTCGTCTATCTGCATTTGCACCAATTCCTATGGCTTCTTTGATAGCCTTTTCCCCTGGTAGACCATCAGTTCCTATTTTTCTCGAAAAGACTGATAATGGTTTGCCAGCTGCTGAATCCAATCACCTTAGGTTTACTTCTGAGTACGAAATTCCTCATTTAGCTGATTCTAAGGGGAGCACTgatcagaaaaagaaagaacagcTCCTTCATGTGCAGAAGCTTCTGAAGCACTGTGATAAGTATGATCAGAGAGATTACATCCAAA GGCTTTGTTATTTGTCTCCTCTTGAGCTAAGCAGACATGCTGTTGAGTTGGAGAAAAGATCAATCCAGCTATCAGTTGAAGAAG
- the LOC142622938 gene encoding uncharacterized protein LOC142622938 isoform X2, with amino-acid sequence MINSTLKNNGLGYCGTDLPLYHRQSPIGKKKTALRDVQNDSRSLIRNDPESCVLGRHDANAVKVSGAKRLTPEFSSNPPYHQSWRSNRANKHLTHDVKNFDSELGRTRVQETFENKSGFPNSRKYFHNQPQLPQQPSDKQEKNTSRLSAFAPIPMASLIAFSPGRPSVPIFLEKTDNGLPAAESNHLRFTSEYEIPHLADSKGSTDQKKKEQLLHVQKLLKHCDKYDQRDYIQRLCYLSPLELSRHAVELEKRSIQLSVEEGSFMNFLAEFGYYILLRK; translated from the exons ATGATCAACTCTACCCTTAAAAACAATGGGCTGGGCTATTGTGGGACTGATTTGCCTTTGTACCATAGGCAATCACCAATAGGCAAGAAGAAGACAGCTTTGAGAGATGTGCAGAATGATAGCAGGAGCTTAATACGCAATGATCCAGAGAGTTGTGTTCTAGGAAGACATGATGCCAATGCTGTTAAGGTCTCTGGGGCTAAGAGACTTACCCCTGAATTCTCTTCAAACCCCCCTTATCACCAGTCCTGGAGAAGTAATAGAGCAAATAAACATCTCACACATGATGTTAAGAATTTTGATTCAGAACTAGGCAGGACAAGAGTTCAAGAGACATTTGAGAATAAAAGCGGGTTTccaaattcaagaaaatatttccaCAATCAGCCACAACTACCTCAACAACCATCTGACAAGCAGGAGAAAAATACATCTCGTCTATCTGCATTTGCACCAATTCCTATGGCTTCTTTGATAGCCTTTTCCCCTGGTAGACCATCAGTTCCTATTTTTCTCGAAAAGACTGATAATGGTTTGCCAGCTGCTGAATCCAATCACCTTAGGTTTACTTCTGAGTACGAAATTCCTCATTTAGCTGATTCTAAGGGGAGCACTgatcagaaaaagaaagaacagcTCCTTCATGTGCAGAAGCTTCTGAAGCACTGTGATAAGTATGATCAGAGAGATTACATCCAAA GGCTTTGTTATTTGTCTCCTCTTGAGCTAAGCAGACATGCTGTTGAGTTGGAGAAAAGATCAATCCAGCTATCAGTTGAAGAAGGTAGTTTCATGAATTTTCTAGCAGAGTTTGGGTACTATATTCTTCTAAGGAAATGA